The following proteins come from a genomic window of Daphnia carinata strain CSIRO-1 chromosome 8, CSIRO_AGI_Dcar_HiC_V3, whole genome shotgun sequence:
- the LOC130699158 gene encoding U6 snRNA-associated Sm-like protein LSm7, with protein MASKAEKSTPATGSPADLKEKKKERILDLSRYMDKLIRVKFTGGREAAGILKGYDPLLNIVLDNTVEYLRDSEDSFKLSEDTRQLGLVVCRGTAVVLICPADGMEAIPNPFIQPE; from the exons ATGGCATCC aAGGCAGAAAAATCCACACCTGCAACTGGTAGCCCAGCtgacctaaaagaaaaaaagaaggaaagaatcCTTGATTTGTCTCGTTACATGGACAAGTTGATAAGAGTCAAGTTTACTG GTGGTAGAGAAGCTGCTGGTATCCTTAAAGGCTATGATCCCCTCCTCAACATTGTCTTAGATAACACTGTTGAATACCTTAGAG ATTCTGAGGATTCGTTCAAGTTGTCAGAAGATACAAGGCAATTAGGTTTAGTAGTTTGCCGTGGAACAGCAGTCGTCCTGATATGTCCTGCTGACGGTATGGAAGCCATCCCTAATCCGTTCATTCAACCAGAGTAA
- the LOC130699160 gene encoding myotubularin-related protein 12-like, translating into MSSFKTYVDITEHRNEDYEWINNDEDHPKLEPCLLPGEVVVAYASNVLKFASVSNRKHGISGCLYVTNFKIAFVSTTSNYAGNPKDERNKLLSQNEVCLANIDQIYQVNGERRKKLLPGTSIITNVKTMQLVCKDFSVHSYSFKFCPVGFHKTVINAILHHSFPKRIELLFSFECTLPPTQTVHEMQFFTNRQDWESEVERCHCNEGWRVCSANENYQLSASLPQGFVVPRSLSDNQILKASKHFMGNRPPVWCWGHINKCVIVRMAVLHTFITDTQQESIMLEHVRKSHPNLREPLILELDKSMPTLAEIHASWCKLRDSSCCPLDNIQKFWEQDSRSLSLLNGSRWPHHVMICLRMANRVVEAISQHQVSVVLQESESRDLSAVISSLAQLIMDPHFRTINGFQSLVQKEWITLGHAFTKRFGRISEYENQQSPLFQLFLDCVWQMQHQFPMSFEFSETYLTSLWDSLHNTVFDTFSFDSDRIRHLMTQPQDGEGSPAVLISRSVWDWSSQFHDVDIGLFLNPLFSITCRVAAYRQRRGIPPANYHNQNNQLLRCWIPGSSSLNDGGSRPRRNSISGSLSALRASEYGAAEQQNRKTDTLGRSWGSRFGLAALPEHGNAGGTLSRASSNDGGSGGTSSRWKRIRGALFHNHGRSFSPHQQQISSIEEGMEMPLMSSSNHESPAVTYRASRGIVDLGQHPQTQQRWTVYGAAVYDPIPSYNVKLQPTTKPLKLDLGKDWDDFVSGNDSSGADIPYHELDWPVYSMLPVADSFVDFRLWSQCYLRWIPVLDVRGGGHPPVYFHHCALVNEILSLESQLDKLHHSQLQQDMSNNGETDMPSSPSQRFVTMSDQSPGQSGNQVTLSSFHPFVQQQNDSALSFGEWEIVPSPVISGSALRSAGGRAVEAEFDSDSFVAD; encoded by the exons ATGAGTTCCTTCAAAACCTATGTCGATATCACCGAACACCGCAATGAG GATTATGAGTGGATTAACAATGATGAAGATCACCCGAAATTGGAACCCTGTCTTTTGCCAG GTGAGGTGGTGGTGGCCTATGCCAGTAATGTCTTAAAATTTGCCTCAGTCAGTAACAGGAAGCACGGCATATCAGGTTGCTTGTATGTCACAAACTTCAAAATTGCCTTTGTATCAACAACTTCAAATTATGCAGGAAATCCAAAG GATGAGAGAAACAAACTTTTGAGCCAAAATGAAGTTTGCCTTGCCAACATTGACCAAATATACCAGGTCAATGGAGAAAGGCGAAAGAAGCTGTTGCCTGGAACAAGCATTATAACAAATGTGAAGACGATGCAGCTTGTTTGTAAA GATTTTAGTGTACATAGTTACAGTTTCAAATTTTGCCCAGTGGGTTTTCATAAGACCGTCATCAATGCAATTTTACATCACAGTTTTCCCAAGAGGATCGAACTACTCTTTAGCTTCGAGTGCAC GCTACCCCCTACTCAAACTGTCCACGAGATGCAGTTCTTCACTAACAGACAAGATTGGGAGAGTGAAGTTGAAAGATGCCATTGCAACGAAGGATGGCGAGTTTGCAGCGCCAACGAAAATTATCAACTCAGTGCCAGCTTGCCCCAAGGATTTGTTGTGCCACGATCTCTTTCAGACAATCAAATTTTGAAAGCATCGAAACATTTTATGGGCAACAGGCCACCGGTTTGGTGTTGGGGCCACATTAATAAATGCGTCATTGTCCGGATGGCCGTTCTCCATACTTTCATCACCGACAC GCAACAGGAGAGTATTATGCTTGAACACGTGAGGAAATCGCACCCGAATCTACGGGAGCCTTTAATCCTGGAATTGGACAAATCAATGCCGACTTTAGCTGAAATCCATGCCAGTTGGTGCAAACTTCGTGATTCCTCCTGTTGCCCGTTGGACAACATTCAAAAGTTTTGGGAGCAAGACAGCCGGTCACTGTCTCTCCTCAACGGATCACGGTGGCCTCACCACGTTATGATTTGCCTCCGAATGGCCAATCGAGTGGTAGAAGCTATAAGCCAGCATCAAGTCTCTGTCGTCCTACAAG AATCCGAAAGCAGAGATTTGAGTGCTGTGATATCCTCCTTGGCCCAGTTGATTATGGATCCACACTTCCGCACCATCAACGGATTCCAGAGCCTCGTTCAAAAAGAGTGGATCACGCTCGGCCACGCCTTCACGAAGAGATTCGGTCGTATAAGCGAATATGAAAACCAACAATCTCCGCTGTTTCAGCTTTTCCTCGATTGCGTCTGGCAAATGCAACATCAGTTCCCCATGTCCTTTGAATTTAGCGAGACCTACTTAACGTCATTATGGGATTCTCTGCACAACACGGTGTTTGACACCTTCTCCTTCGATAGTGACCGCATCCGACATTTGATGACGCAACCGCAAGATGGGGAAGGAAGTCCAGCTGTCTTAATTTCTCGTTCCGTCTGGGACTGGTCGTCGCAGTTTCACGACGTTGACATCGGCCTCTTTTTGAATCCGCTTTTCAGCATCACCTGTCGCGTTGCGGCTTACCGCCAACGCAGGGGAATACCTCCGGCCAACTATCACAACCAAAACAATCAACTTCTACGATGTTGGATTCCCGGTTCGTCCTCCCTCAATGATGGCGGGAGTCGACCCCGACGCAATAGCATTTCCGGAAGCCTTTCTGCTTTGCGGGCCTCTGAATACGGGGCGGCGGAACAACAAAACAGGAAGACGGACACGTTGGGTCGCAGTTGGGGTAGCCGCTTTGGACTTGCAGCCCTACCGGAACATGGCAACGCTGGTGGGACTTTAAGTCGAGCCAGCAGTAACGATGGAGGAAGTGGAGGAACGAGTAGCAGATGGAAGAGAATCCGTGGAGCCCTTTTTCACAATCACGGCCGGTCATTTTCACCGCATCAACAGCAGATCTCATCCATCGAAGAAGGAATGGAAATGCCACTCATGTCCAGCAGCAATCATGAATCACCAGCCGTTACCTACCGGGCATCTAGGGGCATTGTTGATTTGGGCCAGCACCCACAAACTCAACAGCGATGGACAGTGTACGGAGCAGCAGTTTATGATCCGATTCCGAGTTATAACGTTAAACTGCAGCCCACCACCAAGCCATTGAAACTCGACTTGGGCAAGGATTGGGATGATTTCGTATCGGGAAATGATTCAAGTGGAGCTGATATCCCGTACCATGAGCTGGACTGGCCTGTGTATTCGATGCTCCCAGTGGCTGATTCCTTTGTTGATTTCCGGTTATGGAGTCAGTGCTATTTACGATGGATTCCTGTGCTAGACGTCCGAGGTGGTGGGCATCCTCCCGTCTATTTCCATCATTGTGCTTTGGTCAATGAAATCCTTAGCTTGGAATCGCAGCTGGACAAGTTACACCACTCACAATTGCAGCAGGATATGAGCAATAATGGTGAGACGGACATGCCTTCGTCGCCCAGTCAACGTTTCGTTACTATGAGCGACCAATCACCTG GTCAATCTGGAAATCAGGTGACATTGAGTAGTTTCCACCCATTTGTCCAGCAACAGAATGATTCAGCTTTGTCGTTTGGCGAGTGGGAAATCGTCCCTTCTCCAGTTATTTCGGGTTCAGCTTTGCGATCTGCTGGTGGTCGAGCCGTCGAAGCTGAATTTGATTCCGATTCTTTCGTCGCagattga
- the LOC130699162 gene encoding FERM domain-containing protein 3-like, which translates to MLKFSSKSDVNAECKCIVRLLDDSEVIECDIQPRCKAQYLLDYVCQQLDVVEKDYFGLRYVDHHKQRKWFDFTKSVANQVRDAHNLVLCFRVKFYPPDPMRLQEATRYQLYLQLKRDLQHGRLYSPGPGHDLAFLAALCLQEELGDYDPERHLPGYVSEMNLVLNQSEKLENQVEEFHSGRVGALVGISASQAVNAFLKKAATLDTYGVDPHPVKDPRGARLYIGTNHSGVATFHNGRRTHHFRWIDISKLNYEGKMFIIHLIIMEDARTKKKHTVGFKCATSSACRHLWRYSVEQRIFFTFTSSAEIPAVVTGGSFFSRGSKVRYSGRVERELALEEVALLAAAAASQEHPTDPTDRRHRSASYASRRSTSEPISGDGFEYGDDEEETDDLSFDRHRSTERTTPNGSRRRNHNDEPLPRQRHRQHDQDVLEGHDSYEASSCGSGASQDDRSDVASWVALDLRGLPRHHLQHQQPHHSNGYDTLTIDSDFYGYAGSTTGSTAADPNSWSLHPDHDHQWRERDHSGSRHSASPAHYSSSSSRYKDEPSDGWSDSVPRQRRRRELKLSEQVLRAAIPLLPPGGGSLIPASQSPSGPLQHVQHPCKMWTKRILLLGTSLFTAFSFMALTLILVYETDFHWAIHLRHWPEMVFIQRHLYIPFRNLFPLGSSS; encoded by the exons ATGTTGAAATTCAGCAGCAAGAGCGACGTCAACGCCGAGTGCAAGTGCATCGTGCGGCTCCTCGACGATTCCGAAGTCATCGAATGCGACATTCAG CCTCGATGCAAAGCTCAGTACCTGCTCGACTACGTCTGCCAGCAGCTGGATGTCGTGGAGAAAGACTATTTCGGTCTGCGCTACGTCGATCATCACAAACAGAGGAAATGGTTCGATTTCACCAAATCGGTGGCCAATCAAGTCAGAG ATGCCCACAATTTAGTGCTGTGCTTCCGCGTCAAGTTTTATCCGCCAGATCCGATGAGACTTCAAGAAGCGACTCGCTATCAATTGTACCTGCAATTAAAACGAGATCTGCAACACGGCCGACTTTACAGCCCGGGACCTGGTCACGACCTCGCATTTCTCGCAGCTCTTTGCCTTCAAG AGGAATTGGGTGATTACGATCCGGAGCGACATCTACCGGGCTACGTTTCCGAAATGAATTTGGTGTTGAATCAATCGGAGAAACTAGAAAATCAAGTCGAGGAATTTCATTCGGGAAGAGTGGGCGCTCTTGTCGGCATTTCAGCCTCTCAAGCCGTTAATGCATTTCTCAAAAAAGCAGCCACGCTCGATACTTACGGCGTCGATCCGCATCCAGTCAAA GACCCGAGAGGGGCCAGATTGTATATCGGGACGAACCACAGTGGCGTCGCCACGTTCCACAACGGCCGACGGACTCACCACTTCCGCTGGATCGACATCTCCAAGCTCAATTACGAAGGGAAAATGTTCATCATTCACCTCATCATTATGGAA GATGCAAGAACCAAG AAAAAACACACGGTCGGTTTCAAGTGCGCCACGTCCTCCGCATGTCGCCATCTATGGCGCTACTCGGTCGAACAGCGGATATTCTTTACTTTCACGTCATCTGCTGAGATTCCGGCCGTCGTGACGGGCGGGAGCTTTTTTTCACGCGGATCTAAAGTTCGCTATTCGGGACGGGTTGAACGCGAACTCGCCCTGGAGGAGGTGGCCTTACTGGCAGCGGCCGCCGCCAGTCAAGAACATCCGACTGATCCGACGGATCGACGCCATCGATCGGCTTCTTACGCGTCGCGACGTTCCACATCGGAGCCAATCAGCGGCGACGGTTTCGAGTATGGAGACGATGAGGAGGAAACGGACGACCTTTCGTTTGACCGACATCGTTCAACGGAGCGCACCACTCCCAATGGTTCCCGCCGGAGGAATCACAACGATGAACCGTTGCCAAGACAACGACACCGTCAACACGATCAAGACG TTCTAGAAGGCCACGACAGTTATGAAGCGTCATCTTGCGGCAGCGGGGCGAGTCAAGACGATCGTTCCGATGTGGCGAGTTGGGTGGCCCTGGATCTCAGGGGTTTGCCTCGCCATCATTTGCAGCATCAACAGCCACACCATAGCAACGGTTACGACACTTTAACCATCGATTCGGATTTCTACGGATACGCGGGCAGCACGACGGGCAGCACAGCAGCCGATCCCAACAGCTGGTCCCTTCATCCCGATCACGATCATCAATGGCGTGAGCGCGATCATTCTGGCAGTCGCCATTCTGCTTCGCCGGCCCACtattcttcttcatcctc GCGATATAAAGATGAACCGTCGGATGGCTGGTCAGACTCCGTTCCacgacaacgacgacgacgagaGCTCAAATTGTCGGAACAGGTCCTTCGCGCTGCTATTCCTCTACTACCCCCTGGCGGAGGATCTTTGATTCCTGCTAGTCAATCGCCATCGGGCCCATTACAACACGTCCAGCATCCTTGTAAAATGTGGACCAAACGGATCCTGCTGCTGGGCACCAGCCTTTTCACGGCGTTCTCATTCATGGCCCTGACGCTGATCCTCGTCTACGAGACGGATTTCCACTGGGCCATCCATCTACGCCACTGGCCCGAAATGGTCTTCATCCAGCGACACTTGTACATTCCCTTCCGCAACCTCTTCCCACTCGGATCTTCATCATAA
- the LOC130699168 gene encoding uncharacterized protein LOC130699168: MYSSGGGGNNMAAAPTSVVVLDRGNNTTCTINLHGATVVSWRVNNQEQLFVSKQAVFDGKKAIRGGIPFVFPQFGSWNYGPQHGFARVIRWHVEKPPERLPSGDIEAMFCIVDNEVTRSMWNFPFRLSYRLILREKELHFNIGVYNVGKDVTFSFNLLLHTYFKVPDVRRCQITGLQGCTFVDKTRDGAIYQEVRDVVTVNEYTDRVYQNTPQEHIITNVVSNRKMRIQKYNFPDTVVWNPWVEKAREIQDFGDDEYPNMICVEAGHVSAPVILLPGNAFEASEILQVM, translated from the exons ATGTACTCGAGCGGTGGTGGTGGTAATAATATGGCCGCCGCGCCCACTAGCGTCGTCGTCCTCGATCGCGGCAATAACACCACGTGCACAATCAATTTACACG GCGCTACGGTGGTTTCGTGGCGAGTCAACAATCAAGAGCAACTCTTTGTCAG CAAACAGGCCGTGTTTGACGGGAAGAAAGCCATCCGAGGAGGGATCCCCTTCGTTTTCC ctCAATTCGGATCGTGGAATTACGGACCTCAACACGGATTCGCTCGTGTCATTCGCTGGCATGTCGAGAAACCGCCTGAAAGATTACCGTCTGGTGATATTGAAGCCATGTTCTGCATTGTGGACAACGAGGTGACCAGGTCTATGTGGAACTTTCCGTTCCGCCTCTCTTACCGGCTTATCCTGCGTGAAAAAGAACTTCACTTTAACATCGGCGTCTACAATGTCGGAAAAGATGTCACCTTCTCCTTCAATTTGCTCCTGCACACCTATTTTAAAGTGCCAGACGTTCGCAGGTGTCAAATCACTGGATTGCAAGGATGCACTTTTGTTGACAAG ACTAGAGATGGAGCTATTTACCAAGAGGTCAGAGATGTCGTCACTGTCAACGAATACACAGACAGAGTCTACCAAAACACACCCCAAGAGCACATCATCACTAATGTGGTTTCAAACAGGAAAATGAGGATTCAAAAGTACAACTTCCCTGATACAG TGGTGTGGAATCCTTGGGTTGAGAAAGCCAGGGAAATCCAAGATTTCGGTGATGATGAATACCCCAATATGATCTGCGTTGAAGCTGGACATGTATCAGCGCCAGTGATTCTTCTACCTGGCAATGCATTTGAGGCATCTGAAATCCTTCAAGTCATGTGA
- the LOC130699171 gene encoding cytochrome c oxidase subunit 5A, mitochondrial-like has protein sequence MFRSGLARTASFARNLAVPNNCKCIAGVRFMSKHSTESDVEFDARYEAFFNRKDIDGWECRKAMNDLSGMDLVPEPKIIIAALNACRRLNDYSLAVRFLETVKDKCGNKKEIYPYILQEIRPTLDQLGLNTPEELGYDKPELALKSVYDI, from the exons ATGTTCCGATCGGGTTTGGCTCGCACCGCTTCTTTTGCCCGCAATTTGGCAGTACCCAACAATTGCAAATGCATTG CCGGTGTACGCTTTATGTCTAAGCACTCCACCGAGTCAGACGTTGAATTCGATGCCCGCTATGAAGCTTTCTTCAACCGCAAAGACATTGATGGCTGGGAATGCAGAAAG GCCATGAACGATTTGAGCGGTATGGATCTTGTTCCTGAGCCCAAAATTATCATTGCTGCCCTCAATGCCTGCCGTAGGCTCAATGATTATTCTCTAGCTGTCAGGTTCTTGGAAACTGTTAAGGACAAAtgtggaaataaaaaagaaatttatccATACATTCTGCAG GAAATCCGCCCAACTTTGGACCAGTTGGGATTGAACACCCCTGAAGAGTTGGGTTATGACAAACCTGAATTG GCACTGAAATCAGTGTATGATATATGA